One genomic window of Gossypium hirsutum isolate 1008001.06 chromosome D11, Gossypium_hirsutum_v2.1, whole genome shotgun sequence includes the following:
- the LOC107925955 gene encoding haloacid dehalogenase-like hydrolase domain-containing protein 3, producing MALMATIRAQLSRFLSRTLTRPGFIAFNGSIRRPEAPPVHRNFSSSAAAAAVLPQREPMGVKEYEDYRRSLYGDITHKALLVDAAGTLLAPSQPMAQIYREIGEKYGVQYSEAEILNRYRRAYAQPWGKSRLRYVNDGRPFWQYIVSSSTGCSDAQYFEEVYNYYTTDKAWHLCDPEAEKVFMALRKAGVKLAVVSNFDTRLRPLLRALNCEHWFDAVAVSAEVEAEKPNPTIFVKACELLGIKPEEAVHVGDDRRNDVWGARDAGCDAWLWGSDVYSFKEVAQRIGVQV from the exons ATGGCGTTAATGGCAACGATACGAGCCCAATTATCTAGGTTCTTAAGCCGGACACTAACACGACCGGGATTTATAGCCTTCAACGGCTCGATTCGGCGGCCAGAGGCACCACCAGTTCACCGCAACTTCTCCTCCTCCGCCGCAGCCGCAGCGGTGTTGCCTCAAAGAGAGCCGATGGGAGTTAAAGAATACGAGGATTATAGACGATCTCTTTACGGAGACATCACACATAAAGCTCTCCTTGTTGATGCTGCTGGAACCCTCTTAGCTCCATCTCAGCCTATGGCACAG ATTTATAGAGAGATTGGTGAGAAATATGGAGTTCAGTACTCTGAAGCTGAGATATTGAATAGATATCGAAGGGCTTATGCTCAACCATGGGGTAAATCTCGTCTCAG ATATGTGAATGACGGGAGACCCTTCTGGCAATACATTGTGAGTTCTTCCACAGGCTGCTCAGATGCTCAGTACTTCGAAGAAGTTTATAACTACTATACCACTGACAAG GCTTGGCATCTATGTGATCCTGAGGCTGAGAAAGTATTCATGGCTCTTAGAAAAGCTGGTGTAAAATTAGCCGTTGTCTCGAACTTTGATACTCGGTTAAGACCATTGTTAAGGGCTCTGAATTGTGAACACTGGTTCGATGCTGTTGCTGTGTCAGCTGAA GTAGAAGCAGAGAAGCCAAATCCAACAATATTTGTAAAAGCTTGTGAGCTGTTGGGCATAAAACCAGAGGAAGCAGTTCATGTAGGGGATGACCGTAGGAATGATGTATGGGGTGCCAGAGATGCCGGTTGTGATGCTTGGCTTTGGGGTTCTGATGTTTACTCCTTTAAAGAG
- the LOC107925939 gene encoding nucleolar protein 10, with protein sequence MAAHGGKMKSVSINGVKMYTISSHQRSVAAWLSPKKQRSLRKDKNYTERLELIQDLRFETATSKIKITPDGEYLIASGIYPPQVKVYELRQFSMKFERHLDSEIIDFQILDEDYSKLAFLCADRSVNLHAKYGKHYSLRIPRMGRDIAYDCWSCDLLCAASSPDLYRINLEQGRFLSSLNTQSPALNVVSRSKFHGLVACGGEDGAVQCFDMRMKTSIGRINAVSPAGDAEEEVTAIGFDESGGFLMGVGSSAGKVLIYDLRSSSPIRVKDHMYGSPILDIKWHNTLNFDQPKLITTDTHIVKIWDPETGEGMTSIEPTAGAINDICVFNDSGLMLLALDASQIPAYFIPALGPVPKWCSSLESLTEELEEGGQTSIYDNYKFLTKEDLEKLNLTNLIGTNLLRAYMHGFFIDFRLYKKAKALADPFAYETYIEQRKQEKLEAERRNRITMKRKIPKVKVNQELAERIVENEEAENTKKDIDDNESKKTSKKKKKGAFSTEIFKDERFAQMFENKEYEIDEQSQEYLALHPMASKKQPSMVEEHFEPVVENDDQSSSDSDASEAYQSSEDLGVNHKTKKSRGPRMYEVKDERHAEAFWNNISLAKEDSLPMGERVKALQDDQFSGLPNHVKLGPGGSRQISFITKSCAKYKEDDDDRMTRHEKRGVQSLGLKPDRSTFTGRGRGRGRGRGGGRGGGRGRGRRGRR encoded by the exons ATGGCGGCTCATGGAGGAAAGATGAAGTCGGTTTCCATTAACGGTGTGAAGATGTATACGATTTCTTCCCATCAACGCTCCGTTGCTGCCTGGCTTTCTCCCAAGAAGCAACGATCTCTCCGCAAAGACAAAA ATTATACGGAGAGGTTGGAGTTGATTCAGGATTTGAGATTCGAAACTGCTACCTCGAAAATCAAGATAACACCTGATGGGGAGTACCTGATTGCGTCAG GTATATATCCTCCACAAGTGAAAGTATATGAACTTAGGCAATTTTCAATGAAGTTTGAGAGGCACCTCGATTCCGAAATAATTGATTTTCAG ATATTGGATGAGGACTATTCCAAACTTGCATTCCTATGTGCTGATCGTTCTGTTAATTTACATGCAAAATATGGGAAGCACTACAGTCTGCGGATTCCAAG GATGGGAAGAGATATTGCATATGATTGCTGGTCTTGTGACTTGCTTTGTGCTGCTTCATCTCCAGATCTATACCGAATTAATTTAGAACAG GGGCGGTTCCTATCTTCTCTTAACACTCAATCTCCAGCATTAAATGTGGTTTCTAGAAG CAAGTTTCATGGCTTAGTTGCTTGTGGTGGTGAGGATGGTGCTGTTCAATGTTTCGACATGAGAATGAAAACTTCAATTGGCAGAATAAATGCTGTTTCTCCTGCTGGTGATGCAGAGGAG GAAGTTACTGCAATTGGGTTTGACGAGAGTGGAGGTTTCCTCATGGGTGTTGGAAGCAGTGCAGGAAAG GTGCTAATCTATGACTTACGTTCTTCATCTCCTATCCGAGTTAAGGATCACAT GTATGGCAGCCCAATATTGGATATTAAGTGGCATAATACTCTGAACTTTGACCAACCAAAATTAATTACCACAGATACTCATATTGTTAAAATATGGGATCCTGAGACG gGAGAAGGAATGACCAGCATTGAACCAACAGCTGGGGCAATCAATGATATATGTGTGTTCAATGATAGTGGGCTGATGTTGCTGGCTTTGGATGCTAGCCAGATTCCTGCTTATTTCATACCTGCTTTGGGACCTGTTCCCAAGTGGTGTTCTTCGCTGGAATCTCTTACG GAAGAGCTTGAGGAGGGTGGACAAACAAGCATATATGACAactataaatttttaacaaaagaggatcttgagaagttgaatttgacaAATCTAATTGGGACCAATCTTCTGCGAGCCTACATGCACGGGTTCTTTATTGACTTTCGTTTGTACAAAAAG GCAAAAGCATTGGCAGATCCTTTTGCATATGAAACTTACATAGAGCAGCGAAAACAAGAGAAACTGGAGGCTGAACGTCGCAACCGTATTACG ATGAAGAGGAAAATACCCAAGGTTAAGGTTAATCAAGAACTTGCAGAGCGGATCGTGGAGAATGAAGAGGCTGAAAACACAAAGAAAGACATTGACGATAACGAGAGTAAGAAAActtcgaagaagaagaagaaaggtgctTTTAGCACTGAAATATTTAAAGATGAGCGATTTGCACAAATGTTTGAAAATAAG GAATATGAAATCGACGAGCAATCACAAGAGTATCTTGCTTTACATCCTATGGCTTCCAAGAAGCAACCGTCAATGGTTGAGGAACATTTCGAACCTGTTGTGGAAAACGATGATCAGAGTTCGAGTGATTCCGATGCTTCAGAAGCTTATCAATCATCTGAAGATTTGGGTGTCAATCATAAAACAAAGAAGTCACGAGGTCCAAG AATGTATGAAGTTAAAGATGAGCGGCACGCGGAAGCATTTTGGAACAACATTTCACTTGCAAAGGAAGATTCACTTCCTATGGGGGAGAGAGTGAAGGCTCTCCAAGATGACCAGTTTTCAGGTTTACCAAATCACGTGAAGTTGGGGCCGGGAGGGTCACGACAAATTTCCTTCATCACTAAAAGTTGTGCCAAATACAAGGAGGATGATGATGACAGAATGACCAGACACGAAAAGAGAGGAGTTCAATCATTAGGGCTGAAGCCAGATAGATCAACGTTCACAGGCCGAGGCCGAGGCCGAGGCCGAGGCAGGGGTGGAGGCAGAGGCGGAGGGCGTGGGAGAGGAAGGAGAGGCAGAAGGTAA
- the LOC107925903 gene encoding uncharacterized protein isoform X1, giving the protein MSTGDVKRVSRQDIQLVQNLIERCLQLYMTQKEVVETLLAQAKIEPGFTELVWQKLEEENREFFQAYYLRLMVKQQIVEFNKLLEQQVRLMTQIRSAGVSSISNSNGPQMPLMPQNSSCYAPENTGPALKQENMHPPMDSSLPNVFTNGSSALHAGIHPPIELPSHASRIDAPQGMLSTQNSNMGLMQGMNGKMIKPEAGYSGGAPYMFGAESNVLEARPTIGDTSFSTVESSTQPLNEPLLDADISSFGFLGQIPRNFSLSDLTADFSQSSDILESYPRSPFLAPDNETFLDSREREHQGDNKRLDTISEGLSYDDFRSE; this is encoded by the exons ATGTCTACTGGAGATGTTAAAAGGGTTTCGCGTCAGGATATACAGTTG GTTCAAAACCTTATAGAACGATGTCTTCAACTCTACATGACGCAGAAGGAAGTTGTGGAAACTCTGCTGGCTCAGGCCAAAATTGAGCCTGGTTTTACTGAACTTG TTTGGCAAAAGCTTGAAGAAGAGAATAGAGAATTCTTCCAGGCTTATTATCTGAGACTGATGGTGAAGCAACAAATAGTGGAATTCAACAAGCTGCTTGAGCAACAAGTTCGATTGATGACTCAGATTCGTTCAGCTGGAGTTTCCTCGATCTCTAATTCTAACGGACCTCAAATGCCACTGA TGCCCCAAAACTCATCCTGCTATGCCCCAGAAAACACAGGACCAGCTCTGAAGCAGGAGAACATGCACCCTCCCATGGACTCCAGTTTGCCTAATGTATTCACCAATGGTAGTTCGGCATTGCATGCTGGAATTCATCCTCCCATTGAGCTGCCTAGCCATGCAAGCAGGATTGATGCCCCTCAAGGCATGCTCTCAACACAGAATTCAAACATGGGTCTGATGCAAGGAATGAATGGGAAAATGATAAAACCTGAAGCTGGTTATTCGGGCGGCGCTCCTTACATGTTTGGCGCTGAGAGCAATGTTCTGGAGGCACGTCCAACAATTGGGGATACGTCTTTCAGTACTGTAGAATCAAGCACTCAACCACTGAATGAACCACTTCTGGATGCCGACATTTCTTCATTTGGATTTTTAGGCCAGATCCCTCGTAATTTCAGTCTTTCCGATCTTACAGCTGATTTTTCTCAGAGTTCAG ATATACTGGAGAGCTACCCCCGGTCACCTTTCTTAGCGCCTGATAATGAAACATTTCTGGATTCTCGTGAAAGAGAGCATCAAG GCGACAACAAAAGGTTGGACACCATATCAGAGGGATTGAGTTATGACGATTTTCGAAGCGAATAG
- the LOC107925903 gene encoding uncharacterized protein isoform X2, translating into MSTGDVKRVSRQDIQLVQNLIERCLQLYMTQKEVVETLLAQAKIEPGFTELVWQKLEEENREFFQAYYLRLMVKQQIVEFNKLLEQQVRLMTQIRSAGVSSISNSNGPQMPLKNTGPALKQENMHPPMDSSLPNVFTNGSSALHAGIHPPIELPSHASRIDAPQGMLSTQNSNMGLMQGMNGKMIKPEAGYSGGAPYMFGAESNVLEARPTIGDTSFSTVESSTQPLNEPLLDADISSFGFLGQIPRNFSLSDLTADFSQSSDILESYPRSPFLAPDNETFLDSREREHQGDNKRLDTISEGLSYDDFRSE; encoded by the exons ATGTCTACTGGAGATGTTAAAAGGGTTTCGCGTCAGGATATACAGTTG GTTCAAAACCTTATAGAACGATGTCTTCAACTCTACATGACGCAGAAGGAAGTTGTGGAAACTCTGCTGGCTCAGGCCAAAATTGAGCCTGGTTTTACTGAACTTG TTTGGCAAAAGCTTGAAGAAGAGAATAGAGAATTCTTCCAGGCTTATTATCTGAGACTGATGGTGAAGCAACAAATAGTGGAATTCAACAAGCTGCTTGAGCAACAAGTTCGATTGATGACTCAGATTCGTTCAGCTGGAGTTTCCTCGATCTCTAATTCTAACGGACCTCAAATGCCACTGA AAAACACAGGACCAGCTCTGAAGCAGGAGAACATGCACCCTCCCATGGACTCCAGTTTGCCTAATGTATTCACCAATGGTAGTTCGGCATTGCATGCTGGAATTCATCCTCCCATTGAGCTGCCTAGCCATGCAAGCAGGATTGATGCCCCTCAAGGCATGCTCTCAACACAGAATTCAAACATGGGTCTGATGCAAGGAATGAATGGGAAAATGATAAAACCTGAAGCTGGTTATTCGGGCGGCGCTCCTTACATGTTTGGCGCTGAGAGCAATGTTCTGGAGGCACGTCCAACAATTGGGGATACGTCTTTCAGTACTGTAGAATCAAGCACTCAACCACTGAATGAACCACTTCTGGATGCCGACATTTCTTCATTTGGATTTTTAGGCCAGATCCCTCGTAATTTCAGTCTTTCCGATCTTACAGCTGATTTTTCTCAGAGTTCAG ATATACTGGAGAGCTACCCCCGGTCACCTTTCTTAGCGCCTGATAATGAAACATTTCTGGATTCTCGTGAAAGAGAGCATCAAG GCGACAACAAAAGGTTGGACACCATATCAGAGGGATTGAGTTATGACGATTTTCGAAGCGAATAG
- the LOC107925701 gene encoding cystathionine beta-lyase, chloroplastic, with translation MASTPTLKPLVSSLYSDPTRHCGSLLENYFPRSFQVKKELSLEGKLKLSTKQFRLNCLGHRDMDVSASVLADSVTDAQLDVNEEDPSISTLLMNFDSNFDPYGAMSTPLYQTATFKQPSATENGPYDYTRSGNPTRDVLERLLAKLEKADRAFCFTSGMAALSAVANLVGTGQEIVAGDDIYGGSDRLLSQVTPRSGVVVKRVNTSDLSEVAKVIGPKTKLVWLESPTNPRQQIADIRRIAEMAHTHGAILLVDNSIMTPVLSRPLELGADIVMHSATKFIAGHSDLMAGVLAVKGESLAKELYFLQNAVGSGLAPFDCWVCLRGIKTMALRVEKQQENAQKIAEFLSSHPRVKKVNYAGLPNHLGRDLHYSQAKGAGSVLSFLTGSLALSKHVVETTKYFSITVSFGSVKSLISLPCFMSHASIPTAVREARGLTEDLVRLSVGIEDVEDLIADLDNALRTGPL, from the exons ATGGCATCGACGCCCACTCTCAAGCCTCTCGTTTCCTCTCTCTACTCTGATCCTACCCGCCACTGC GGTTCTTTGCTAGAAAATTATTTCCCAAGAAGTTTTCAGGTTAAGAAGGAATTAAGTTTAGAGGGAAAGCTAAAGTTGTCCACAAAGCAATTCAGATTGAATTGTTTAGGGCACAGAGACATGGATGTTAGTGCTTCAGTTTTGGCTGATTCTGTTACAGATGCTCAATTG GATGTCAACGAGGAAGACCCTAGCATTTCGACTTTATTGATGAATTTTGATAGTAATTTTGATCCTTATGGTGCAATGAGTACACCTCTTTACCAAACAGCTACATTTAAGCAG CCTTCGGCAACTGAAAATGGGCCTTATGATTATACTAGGAGTGGAAACCCTACGCGGGATGTCCTGGAAAG GCTCTTGGCAAAGCTTGAGAAGGCAGATCGAGCATTTTGCTTTACCAGTGGAATGGCTGCTTTGTCTGCCGTTGCTAATCTTGTTGGAACTG gCCAAGAAATTGTTGCTGGAGATGACATCTATGGTGGCTCAGATCGTTTATTATCTCAAGTAACTCCAAGATCTGGAGTTGTGGTAAA ACGAGTAAACACTAGTGATCTAAGTGAAGTTGCAAAAGTTATTGGCCCCAAGACAAAGCTTGTGTGGCTGGAGAGCCCTACCAATCCTCGACAACAAATTGCCGATATTCGT AGAATTGCAGAAATGGCTCATACCCATGGGGCCATTTTGTTGGTGGACAACAGTATTATGACCCCAGTATTGTCAAGGCCATTGGAACTTGGAGCAG ACATTGTCATGCATTCAGCTACTAAATTTATAGCTGGGCATAGTGACCTCATGGCAGGCGTGCTTGCTGTTAAAGGAGAGAG CTTGGCAAAGGAGTTGTATTTCCTACAAAACGCAGTTGGCTCTGGTTTAGCTCCTTTTGACTGTTGGGTCTGTTTAAGAGGCATCAAGACCATGGCTTTACGTGTTGAAAAGCAACAG GAAAATGCACAGAAGATAGCCGAGTTCCTTTCTTCCCATCCACGAGTGAAGAAAGTTAACTACGCTGGTCTTCCTAATCACCTTGGACGTGATTTACACTATTCTCAG GCAAAGGGCGCAGGATCTGTACTTAGTTTTTTGACAGGTTCTCTGGCACTCTCGAAGCATGTTGTTGAGACGACTAAATACTTCAGCATAACAGTTAGTTTCG GGAGCGTGAAATCTCTCATAAGCCTGCCGTGCTTCATGTCCCATGCAAGCATTCCGACTGCTGTCCGTGAGGCTCGAGGTCTAACCGAAGATCTTGTTCGTTTATCAGTTGGAATCGAGGATGTAGAGGATCTCATTGCGGATTTGGACAATGCCCTCAGAACTGGCCCTCTGTAG